A section of the Primulina eburnea isolate SZY01 chromosome 1, ASM2296580v1, whole genome shotgun sequence genome encodes:
- the LOC140829293 gene encoding uncharacterized protein isoform X2, with product MLVLNSGKLDIDYFGKILEYALIILQKLSAPTYQNELKEKRQKFMAELAETRWANDSSGYSNIITLIKDSRDEELNDHQKSISELTTGQESLSNYIRSATLLTGGNFLVKMGGKQVEAFSTSNATNYLETVELEHNQEEVDLLVRLSLLKLVRQITGLIEGELPETVTLNLFRLRSV from the exons ATGTTGGTGCTGAATTCGGGTAAATTGGATATTGATtattttggaaagattttggAATATGCATTGATCATTCTGCAGAAGCTTTCTGCTCCCACTTATCAGAATGAATTGAAGGAAAAACGCCAGAAGTTTATGGCAGAGCTGGCTGAGACACGTTGGGCCAATGATAGTTCTGggtattcaaatattattactcTAATCAAAG ATAGCAGAGATGAAGAATTGAATGATCATCAAAAATCAATCTCAGAGTTGACGACAGGACAGGAGAGTTTGTCAAATTACATTCGTTCTGCCACTCTCCTAACTGGTGGAAACTTTTTAGTAAAAATGGGGGGGAAGCAAGTTGAAGCATTTTCAACCTCCAATGCTACCAATTATTTAG AAACGGTCGAGTTAGAGCACAACCAAGAGGAAGTTGATTTGTTGGTGAGACTAAGTTTACTGAAGTTGGTAAGGCAAATCACCGGTTTAATAGAAGGCGAACTACCTGAAACTGTGACTCTTAATCTCTTCAGGCTAAGAAGCGTTTAA
- the LOC140829293 gene encoding uncharacterized protein isoform X1, with protein sequence MLVLNSGKLDIDYFGKILEYALIILQKLSAPTYQNELKEKRQKFMAELAETRWANDSSGYSNIITLIKGTEARNYQSTYKNAGTILKGTRGFIFSWKIFHSRDEELNDHQKSISELTTGQESLSNYIRSATLLTGGNFLVKMGGKQVEAFSTSNATNYLETVELEHNQEEVDLLVRLSLLKLVRQITGLIEGELPETVTLNLFRLRSV encoded by the exons ATGTTGGTGCTGAATTCGGGTAAATTGGATATTGATtattttggaaagattttggAATATGCATTGATCATTCTGCAGAAGCTTTCTGCTCCCACTTATCAGAATGAATTGAAGGAAAAACGCCAGAAGTTTATGGCAGAGCTGGCTGAGACACGTTGGGCCAATGATAGTTCTGggtattcaaatattattactcTAATCAAAG GAACTGAAGCTAGAAATTACCAAAGCACATATAAGAATGCTGGAACCATTCTTAAAGGGACCAGAGGCTTTATATTTTCTTGGAAAATTTTTC ATAGCAGAGATGAAGAATTGAATGATCATCAAAAATCAATCTCAGAGTTGACGACAGGACAGGAGAGTTTGTCAAATTACATTCGTTCTGCCACTCTCCTAACTGGTGGAAACTTTTTAGTAAAAATGGGGGGGAAGCAAGTTGAAGCATTTTCAACCTCCAATGCTACCAATTATTTAG AAACGGTCGAGTTAGAGCACAACCAAGAGGAAGTTGATTTGTTGGTGAGACTAAGTTTACTGAAGTTGGTAAGGCAAATCACCGGTTTAATAGAAGGCGAACTACCTGAAACTGTGACTCTTAATCTCTTCAGGCTAAGAAGCGTTTAA